The Geitlerinema sp. PCC 9228 genome has a segment encoding these proteins:
- the dxs gene encoding 1-deoxy-D-xylulose-5-phosphate synthase gives MHLSEIVHPNQLHGCSVHQLEQIARQIREKHLQTVATSGGHLGPGLGVVELTLALYQTLDLDRDKVVWDVGHQAYPHKMLTGRYNRFHTLRQKDGIAGYLKRCESRFDHFGAGHASTSISAALGMAIGRDRKGEDFKVAAIIGDGALTGGMALEAINHAGHLPDTNLLVILNDNEMSISPNVGAIPRYLNKMRLSPPMQFLTDNLEEQFKHLPFFGESLSPELQRFKEGMKRLAVPKVGAVFEELGFTYMGPVDGHNIEELITTFNQAHEISGPVLLHVATTKGKGYEIAEKDQVGYHAQTPFNLATGKALPASKPKPPKYSKVFAHTLVKLAENQPKIVGITAAMATGTGLDKLHAKLPNQYVDVGIAEQHAVTLAAGLACEGMRPVAAIYSTFLQRAYDQIIHDVCIQNLPVFFCLDRAGIVGADGPTHQGLYDIAYLRCLPNMTAMAPKDEAELQRMVVTGIEYTDGPIAMRYPRGNGYGVPLMEEGWEPVPIGKGEILRHGEDLLIVAYGSMVHPAVQTAEILSEHGMEATVINARFVKPLDKELILPKAEQIGRVVTMEEGCLMGGFGSAVAEALMDADVLVPLLRLGVPDQLVDHAKPDEAKADVGLMPAQMAEKIRAKYAAQPSVVSK, from the coding sequence ATGCATTTAAGCGAAATCGTTCATCCTAACCAGTTGCATGGTTGTTCCGTACATCAACTGGAACAAATTGCGCGGCAAATACGAGAAAAACATTTACAAACCGTTGCCACCAGTGGCGGTCACTTGGGTCCCGGTTTGGGTGTTGTGGAACTGACATTGGCTTTATATCAAACCCTCGATCTCGATCGGGATAAAGTCGTCTGGGACGTAGGGCACCAAGCCTATCCCCACAAGATGCTCACCGGACGGTACAATCGCTTCCACACCCTGCGCCAAAAAGATGGCATTGCTGGGTATCTCAAACGTTGCGAAAGCCGTTTCGACCACTTTGGTGCCGGCCACGCCTCCACCAGCATTTCTGCAGCTTTGGGCATGGCGATCGGGCGCGATCGCAAAGGAGAAGATTTCAAAGTCGCTGCCATCATCGGCGACGGTGCCCTCACCGGTGGCATGGCGCTGGAAGCCATTAACCACGCCGGTCACCTACCCGACACCAACCTCCTGGTCATTCTTAACGACAACGAGATGTCCATCTCCCCCAACGTTGGTGCCATCCCCCGCTATCTCAACAAAATGCGCCTGAGTCCGCCAATGCAGTTCCTCACGGACAACCTAGAAGAACAGTTCAAACACCTACCCTTCTTCGGCGAATCCTTGAGTCCGGAACTGCAACGATTTAAAGAAGGCATGAAACGTCTGGCCGTTCCCAAAGTAGGAGCGGTCTTTGAAGAATTGGGCTTCACTTACATGGGACCGGTGGACGGTCACAATATCGAAGAACTCATTACCACCTTCAACCAAGCCCACGAAATTTCCGGTCCTGTGTTGCTCCACGTCGCCACCACCAAAGGCAAGGGCTACGAAATCGCCGAAAAAGACCAAGTAGGCTACCACGCCCAAACCCCCTTCAACCTCGCCACCGGCAAAGCCTTACCCGCCAGCAAACCCAAACCCCCCAAATACTCGAAAGTATTCGCTCACACCCTGGTCAAACTGGCAGAAAACCAACCCAAAATTGTAGGTATTACCGCTGCCATGGCGACGGGAACTGGGTTGGACAAATTGCATGCCAAACTGCCCAACCAGTACGTTGACGTCGGTATTGCCGAACAACACGCGGTCACCCTAGCCGCTGGTCTGGCTTGCGAGGGCATGCGTCCGGTAGCTGCCATTTATTCTACCTTCCTGCAGCGCGCCTACGACCAAATTATCCACGACGTTTGCATCCAAAACTTGCCAGTGTTCTTCTGTCTCGACCGCGCTGGCATTGTCGGTGCTGACGGTCCCACCCACCAAGGGCTGTACGATATTGCTTACCTGCGCTGCCTGCCCAACATGACTGCCATGGCCCCCAAAGACGAAGCCGAACTACAACGCATGGTGGTCACTGGCATTGAATATACCGACGGTCCCATTGCCATGCGCTATCCCCGGGGCAACGGGTATGGCGTACCGCTGATGGAAGAAGGTTGGGAACCGGTTCCCATCGGCAAAGGAGAAATTCTCCGCCACGGGGAAGATTTGCTCATTGTGGCTTATGGTTCTATGGTCCATCCGGCGGTACAAACGGCGGAAATCCTTAGCGAACACGGTATGGAAGCGACAGTAATCAATGCCCGGTTCGTGAAACCGTTGGATAAAGAGTTGATTCTGCCGAAAGCGGAGCAAATTGGTCGGGTGGTCACCATGGAAGAAGGTTGCCTCATGGGTGGCTTTGGTTCTGCCGTTGCCGAAGCTTTGATGGATGCTGATGTTTTGGTTCCCCTATTGCGTCTGGGCGTTCCCGACCAATTGGTTGACCACGCCAAACCGGATGAAGCCAAGGCTGATGTAGGCTTAATGCCCGCTCAAATGGCGGAGAAAATTCGTGCTAAATATGCTGCTCAACCCTCTGTGGTTTCTAAGTAA
- a CDS encoding mannose-1-phosphate guanyltransferase, which yields MRAVLMAGGSGTRLRPLTCDLPKPMVPVLNRPIAEHIVNLLKRHNITEIVATLHYLPDVMRDYFQDGSEFGVQMTYAIEEEQPLGTAGCVKNIEELLDETFLVISGDSITDFDLSDAIRYHKEKGSKATLVLTRVPNPVEFGLVITDNEGRICRFLEKPSTGEVFSDTVNTGTYILEPEVLQYMPANQEFDFSKELFPLLLEKGEPLYGYIADGYWCDVGHLDAYRESQYDALKNKVEIEIAYQERQSGVWVGPNTSIADDAQIEAPVIIGENSRIGAGVHVRSGTVIGDNVTIGSYADLNRPIIWNGSIIGEEAHLEACIIARGARVDRRAHLLEGAVVGSLSSVGEEALINTGVRVWPSKKIESGATLNINLIWGSTAQRNLFGQRGVSGLANIDVTPEFAVKLGAAYGSTLKPNSQVAVSRDQRSISRMVSRSFISGLMSVGIHVQNMEATAIPAARAVLPTLPVVGGIHVRLHPDRPDCILIELFDEKGINISKAKEKKIEGAYFKEDIRRVPIPEIGNVAYPTQVIDSYSVGFEKNLKIEAVRASHSKVVIDYNYSVSGAILPQLLAKLGCDAVVLNASLKQIGTTANEREDLLQQLGRVVEALKANFGVQISANGEQLILTDEAGVPIRDEMLTALMVTLVLTNHPRSTVVVPVHVSSAVEKIARRHDANVIRTKFNPTALMEACQETSNVVLGGSAEMGFIFPQLHPGFDAMFCVAKLIEMLTLQERTLGQVRAELPPVYHKSYTMRCPWTVKGALMRYLVETYPPEITELIDGVKIFDAQQRDNWVLILPDAGEPLVHIFANGDDRDWVDETLWKHRTNIQEFIDREQGVAASKEEDLA from the coding sequence ATGCGAGCAGTACTAATGGCTGGCGGATCTGGTACGCGCCTGCGACCATTAACCTGCGATTTGCCCAAACCAATGGTACCGGTACTCAACCGTCCCATTGCCGAGCATATCGTCAACTTGCTCAAACGCCACAACATCACCGAAATCGTCGCCACCCTGCACTACCTCCCCGATGTCATGCGAGATTACTTCCAAGACGGCAGCGAATTCGGGGTGCAAATGACCTATGCCATTGAAGAAGAACAACCCCTAGGCACAGCCGGTTGCGTCAAAAACATCGAAGAACTTCTCGACGAAACCTTTCTAGTCATCAGCGGCGATAGCATCACCGACTTCGACCTCAGCGATGCCATTCGCTACCACAAAGAAAAAGGGTCCAAAGCCACCTTGGTCCTCACCCGCGTTCCCAACCCCGTAGAATTTGGACTGGTCATCACCGACAACGAAGGACGCATTTGCCGCTTCCTAGAAAAACCCTCCACCGGCGAAGTCTTTTCCGACACCGTCAACACCGGCACCTACATCCTGGAACCGGAAGTCCTGCAATACATGCCCGCCAACCAGGAATTTGACTTCTCCAAAGAGCTATTTCCCCTGCTATTGGAAAAAGGCGAACCCCTGTACGGCTACATCGCCGACGGTTACTGGTGCGACGTGGGACACTTAGACGCCTACCGGGAATCCCAATACGACGCCCTCAAAAACAAAGTCGAAATAGAAATCGCCTACCAAGAGCGACAATCAGGCGTTTGGGTGGGACCCAACACCTCCATCGCCGACGATGCCCAAATTGAAGCCCCAGTCATCATCGGGGAAAACAGCCGCATTGGGGCCGGCGTACACGTGCGTTCGGGAACCGTCATTGGCGATAACGTCACCATAGGCAGCTATGCCGATCTCAACCGCCCCATTATCTGGAACGGCAGCATCATCGGCGAAGAAGCCCATCTAGAAGCGTGCATCATTGCTCGCGGTGCCAGAGTTGACCGCCGCGCCCACCTGTTAGAAGGTGCCGTAGTCGGTTCCCTCTCCAGCGTTGGCGAAGAAGCCCTCATCAACACCGGCGTGCGCGTTTGGCCCAGCAAAAAGATCGAATCCGGCGCTACCCTCAACATCAACCTCATTTGGGGCAGCACCGCCCAGCGTAACTTATTCGGACAGCGAGGCGTCAGCGGTTTGGCGAACATCGATGTTACCCCCGAATTTGCCGTGAAGCTGGGAGCAGCCTACGGTTCTACCCTCAAACCCAACTCCCAAGTAGCCGTTTCCCGGGATCAGCGCAGCATTTCCCGCATGGTCTCCCGTTCCTTTATTTCGGGGTTGATGTCGGTGGGCATTCACGTGCAAAATATGGAAGCCACCGCTATTCCCGCTGCCCGCGCTGTTTTGCCAACGCTGCCGGTGGTAGGCGGCATTCACGTACGCTTGCACCCCGACCGTCCCGATTGCATTCTTATTGAACTCTTCGATGAAAAAGGAATCAATATTTCCAAAGCCAAGGAGAAAAAAATCGAAGGGGCTTATTTCAAAGAAGATATTCGCCGGGTGCCCATTCCCGAAATTGGCAACGTTGCCTATCCTACCCAAGTCATTGACAGCTATAGCGTCGGCTTTGAAAAGAACCTAAAAATTGAAGCCGTGCGTGCTAGCCACTCCAAAGTAGTGATTGATTATAACTATTCCGTATCGGGTGCGATTTTGCCGCAGCTGCTGGCGAAGTTGGGTTGCGATGCGGTGGTCCTCAACGCCAGTTTGAAACAAATTGGCACCACAGCCAACGAACGGGAAGACTTGCTGCAGCAGTTGGGGCGCGTGGTGGAAGCGCTGAAAGCCAACTTTGGCGTGCAAATTTCTGCCAATGGCGAGCAGCTGATTCTCACCGACGAGGCGGGAGTACCTATCCGCGACGAAATGCTCACGGCGTTGATGGTGACTTTGGTGCTGACCAACCATCCCCGCAGTACGGTGGTGGTGCCGGTCCATGTCTCCAGTGCGGTAGAAAAAATTGCCCGCCGCCACGATGCCAATGTGATTCGCACGAAGTTCAATCCCACAGCGTTGATGGAAGCTTGTCAGGAAACTTCCAATGTGGTACTTGGGGGCAGCGCGGAAATGGGCTTTATTTTTCCGCAGTTGCACCCAGGATTTGATGCTATGTTCTGCGTGGCGAAATTGATTGAAATGCTGACTTTGCAAGAGCGGACCCTGGGTCAGGTACGCGCGGAACTGCCACCGGTTTACCACAAGAGCTATACGATGCGCTGTCCTTGGACAGTGAAGGGGGCGCTGATGCGGTATTTGGTGGAAACTTATCCGCCGGAAATTACGGAGTTGATCGATGGGGTGAAAATCTTTGATGCCCAGCAACGGGATAATTGGGTGCTGATTTTACCCGACGCGGGAGAACCGCTGGTACATATTTTTGCCAATGGCGACGATCGCGATTGGGTGGATGAAACTCTGTGGAAGCATCGTACCAATATCCAAGAGTTTATCGATCGCGAACAAGGGGTAGCGGCTTCTAAGGAAGAGGATCTTGCCTAG
- a CDS encoding M48 family metalloprotease, translating into MPTYPEISSEAFRHPLDWEAEVALRSLPGFESLARKFVEFVYERPQAIYQMGNHILVGPRQYATLYQIFRQCLRDLDIYPEPSLFVSQHPLLNAYSLGQEHATITVNSSILDAMSHEEIRCVLAHELGHIKCGHTILIQMALWAISSATFLGEMTFGLGNVVGSGLIYSFYEWRRKAELSADRAALLVTDDLNSVMKTMMKMAGGSSSFAHEASLEEFVRQSQQYQELDREELNQVYKFLLYNNPQGVAFSHPFTVERISYLQEWANSEEYQQIKQGNYTRCNAQGAVDVTPEAAEKSDRVKREEMRSLKRQIEELKAEIERVKSNRQPPSNGNGEGSESDNSDNEI; encoded by the coding sequence ATGCCTACCTATCCTGAAATTTCCAGCGAAGCGTTCCGACATCCCCTCGACTGGGAGGCTGAAGTGGCCTTACGCAGCTTGCCTGGTTTTGAGTCTCTAGCGCGCAAGTTTGTGGAGTTTGTTTACGAACGTCCCCAAGCCATCTATCAAATGGGGAATCACATTCTTGTGGGTCCGCGTCAGTACGCAACGCTATACCAAATTTTCCGCCAGTGCCTGCGCGATTTGGATATTTATCCCGAGCCCAGTTTGTTCGTTAGCCAGCACCCCCTGCTCAATGCCTATTCTTTGGGGCAGGAACATGCCACGATTACGGTGAATTCCAGCATTTTGGATGCCATGAGCCATGAGGAAATTCGCTGCGTGCTGGCTCACGAGCTGGGTCATATTAAATGCGGCCATACGATTTTAATTCAAATGGCTTTGTGGGCAATTTCCAGCGCTACGTTTTTGGGGGAAATGACTTTTGGTTTGGGCAATGTGGTAGGCAGTGGTTTGATTTATTCGTTTTATGAATGGCGTCGCAAGGCAGAATTATCGGCAGACCGCGCGGCGTTGCTGGTGACTGACGATTTGAATTCGGTAATGAAAACCATGATGAAGATGGCTGGCGGCAGCAGCAGTTTTGCCCACGAAGCTAGTTTGGAGGAGTTTGTACGCCAATCCCAACAGTATCAGGAGTTGGACCGGGAAGAGCTCAATCAGGTGTACAAGTTTTTGTTGTACAACAATCCCCAAGGGGTGGCTTTTAGCCATCCGTTTACGGTGGAACGCATTAGCTATTTGCAGGAGTGGGCGAATTCGGAGGAATACCAGCAAATCAAACAGGGGAACTATACCCGCTGCAATGCCCAAGGGGCGGTGGATGTAACTCCGGAGGCAGCGGAAAAAAGCGATCGCGTTAAGCGCGAGGAAATGCGATCGCTCAAACGCCAAATTGAAGAACTGAAAGCAGAAATCGAACGGGTCAAATCCAACCGCCAGCCCCCATCCAACGGCAACGGCGAAGGGTCTGAAAGCGACAACTCCGATAATGAAATTTAA
- a CDS encoding GAF domain-containing protein — MTAIYPRSSANSSPEPRQNGEAGNGKLSPEEVATSVQNLRELLEKSGSLNNPQISAQLQRLEQYTHSFPQAWQAQTEAATQSQAKKQREQLQKLSATIHDCSSLDRLLGIATSELQKLLAADRVVVYRFQNGKNGTIVSEAMVSGFTPSRGAKIPAICFGANRSQQYRQQGVIHIHDVAQWGFTPYAQQILEKYQIRSLVAVPILVEEQVWGLLVVQQCRQPQARHEAEINLLVQVSREMTLALQRAKFRRQLQQQSEQDNIVSKLIEKIQQAPDTDTIFRTTCQELRQVLKADRAIVYRFNADFTGEVVAESVASGWVSLLQVQGDDEVLQSDRTASDDRCVLRKWASSTMNINDTYMQDTQGGGFTRGKQYTCINDVYEQDFAPCYIESLEKYQARAYIMVPIFQGNHLWGLLSVYQNSGPRNWQERELNLMLRLAPPLGVALQQAEATERLSSVAEQEKIISRLIEKIQQAPNTDSIFRTTCQEVRQVLNADRALVYQFNPDYTGQVVAESVASGWVSLLQVQGDDEVLQSDRTASDAVSCANGPPAR; from the coding sequence ATGACCGCAATTTATCCCAGATCCTCCGCCAATAGCTCTCCAGAGCCGCGACAAAACGGGGAAGCAGGCAACGGCAAGCTTTCCCCGGAAGAGGTAGCCACCTCCGTACAAAACCTGCGCGAACTGCTAGAGAAAAGCGGTTCCCTGAACAATCCTCAAATCAGCGCGCAGCTGCAGCGTTTGGAACAGTATACCCATTCCTTTCCCCAAGCTTGGCAAGCACAAACGGAAGCTGCCACCCAAAGCCAAGCTAAAAAGCAAAGGGAACAACTGCAAAAACTCAGCGCTACAATTCACGATTGCAGTAGTTTGGATCGGCTGCTGGGTATCGCCACCAGCGAGTTGCAAAAGTTGCTAGCTGCCGATCGCGTGGTGGTATATCGCTTCCAAAATGGTAAAAACGGTACGATTGTTTCGGAGGCGATGGTTTCCGGGTTTACGCCGTCGCGGGGGGCGAAAATTCCGGCGATTTGTTTTGGTGCCAATCGCAGCCAGCAATACCGCCAGCAAGGGGTTATCCACATTCACGATGTGGCGCAGTGGGGATTTACGCCCTACGCCCAACAAATTTTAGAAAAATATCAAATTCGCTCGCTGGTGGCCGTTCCCATTTTGGTGGAAGAGCAAGTTTGGGGACTTTTGGTGGTGCAGCAGTGCCGCCAACCCCAAGCCAGACACGAAGCGGAAATTAACTTGCTGGTACAGGTGTCCAGGGAAATGACCTTGGCGCTGCAACGGGCCAAGTTTCGCCGGCAGCTGCAACAGCAATCGGAACAGGACAATATTGTTAGCAAGCTGATTGAAAAAATTCAGCAAGCACCGGATACGGATACCATTTTTCGGACCACTTGTCAAGAGCTGCGCCAGGTTTTAAAAGCCGATCGCGCTATTGTGTATCGCTTCAACGCAGATTTTACCGGGGAAGTGGTAGCTGAATCCGTTGCCAGTGGCTGGGTTTCCCTGTTGCAGGTGCAGGGAGACGACGAAGTGTTGCAAAGCGATCGCACCGCCAGCGATGATCGCTGTGTCTTGCGCAAATGGGCCAGCAGCACCATGAACATCAACGATACCTACATGCAGGATACTCAAGGCGGCGGCTTTACCAGAGGCAAGCAATATACTTGCATCAACGACGTATACGAACAGGATTTTGCCCCCTGCTATATCGAATCCTTGGAAAAATACCAAGCTCGCGCCTATATCATGGTACCGATTTTCCAAGGAAACCATCTGTGGGGATTGCTATCGGTCTATCAAAATTCCGGTCCGCGCAACTGGCAAGAGCGAGAATTGAACTTAATGCTGCGTTTGGCCCCGCCGTTGGGAGTGGCCTTGCAGCAGGCCGAAGCCACCGAACGGCTGTCTTCCGTTGCCGAACAGGAAAAAATTATCAGCCGGCTGATTGAAAAGATCCAACAGGCACCTAATACCGACAGCATTTTTCGGACCACTTGTCAAGAAGTGCGGCAAGTTTTAAACGCCGATCGCGCCTTGGTATACCAATTCAACCCCGACTATACTGGGCAAGTGGTAGCCGAATCCGTTGCCAGTGGCTGGGTTTCCCTGTTGCAGGTGCAGGGAGACGACGAAGTGTTGCAAAGCGATCGCACCGCCAGCGATGCTGTGTCTTGCGCAAATGGTCCACCGGCGCGATGA
- a CDS encoding response regulator, giving the protein MKRALLVEDSQTDTAMLSGYLKQAGLQVTSVSSGEEGQQQLHMEKPDLIVLDVILPGQSGFEFCREVKSNPETKRIPVIICSTKGTDVDKMYGDMLGADAYFAKPLDQEAFMQTVRRLL; this is encoded by the coding sequence ATGAAGAGGGCTCTATTGGTAGAAGATAGCCAAACAGATACCGCCATGCTGAGTGGCTATCTCAAACAGGCTGGCTTGCAAGTGACCAGCGTCTCCAGCGGTGAAGAAGGGCAGCAGCAACTGCACATGGAGAAACCAGACTTAATCGTGCTAGATGTGATTCTGCCCGGTCAAAGTGGCTTTGAATTTTGTCGGGAAGTCAAAAGCAATCCAGAAACCAAGAGAATTCCGGTGATTATCTGTTCCACCAAAGGAACGGATGTTGACAAGATGTATGGCGATATGCTAGGGGCTGATGCTTATTTTGCCAAACCCCTAGACCAGGAAGCCTTTATGCAAACCGTTCGCAGGCTGCTGTAA
- a CDS encoding phosphoribosyltransferase family protein — protein sequence MSASLSFTDRAEAGLLLAKAVAFHMEKQRSPQLPPSIVYALPRGGLPVAVPVAAKLNCSLGVMVTKKITLPDNEELAIGAVTADGHTLWSRQLSRQVDTEHAWQTAYQKALQQSQQLGAYCPPLTPTGRIALLVDDGMATGMTMMAAAQALRFQNPAQIWICAPVAPPEVVDVLQKACDRMVVLDTPEPFLSVSRFYQNFPQVDMETACRYLQEHNQKYNHQPNSYQPSVSH from the coding sequence ATGTCTGCTTCCCTGTCTTTTACCGATCGCGCAGAAGCCGGTCTGTTGTTGGCAAAGGCGGTGGCTTTTCACATGGAAAAACAGCGATCGCCCCAACTGCCGCCTTCGATTGTCTATGCTTTGCCCCGGGGAGGATTGCCCGTGGCAGTCCCCGTGGCGGCAAAATTGAATTGTTCTCTAGGGGTGATGGTCACCAAAAAAATTACCCTGCCTGATAATGAAGAACTGGCTATTGGGGCGGTTACTGCTGACGGTCATACCCTCTGGTCGCGCCAGCTGTCTCGCCAGGTAGATACGGAACATGCCTGGCAGACGGCGTATCAAAAAGCCCTTCAACAATCTCAGCAACTGGGTGCCTACTGTCCGCCGTTGACCCCCACCGGTCGCATAGCTTTGTTGGTGGATGATGGGATGGCTACGGGGATGACTATGATGGCTGCCGCCCAAGCTTTACGTTTCCAAAATCCCGCCCAAATCTGGATTTGCGCGCCGGTGGCACCGCCGGAGGTGGTAGATGTACTGCAAAAAGCTTGCGATCGCATGGTGGTTTTGGACACCCCAGAACCGTTTCTCAGCGTGAGTCGCTTCTACCAAAATTTCCCCCAAGTCGATATGGAAACCGCTTGTCGCTACTTGCAAGAACACAACCAAAAATACAACCACCAACCCAATTCCTACCAACCTTCCGTATCCCACTAG
- a CDS encoding chemotaxis protein CheW, translating to MESPEPIANLNSLDLLFESAPPPPGEKFLRFSLAGEDTVLIPVADIAGVSEVSASDILPVPDLPPFVLGVCSWRGEMLWVVDLADWLGRSPLQWEDAVQTSALAIFIESQSQQLGLVVRDVYDIEYHDRAQIQSPPPGLFPEAAMPYLQGYMAAQASMVLSASALVNSSRLQGVAE from the coding sequence ATGGAATCGCCAGAACCCATCGCCAACTTAAACAGTTTGGATTTGCTGTTTGAAAGCGCCCCACCTCCACCGGGGGAGAAATTTTTGCGTTTCTCTCTAGCAGGGGAAGATACGGTTTTGATACCGGTGGCGGATATTGCTGGGGTGTCTGAGGTGAGTGCGAGCGATATTTTACCTGTTCCCGATTTGCCACCGTTTGTCTTGGGGGTGTGTAGTTGGCGGGGGGAAATGCTGTGGGTGGTTGACCTGGCTGATTGGTTGGGGCGATCGCCGTTACAATGGGAAGATGCGGTGCAAACATCGGCGCTGGCTATTTTTATAGAATCGCAATCCCAACAACTTGGGTTGGTGGTGCGCGACGTATACGACATTGAATACCACGATCGCGCGCAAATTCAATCGCCACCACCGGGTTTGTTTCCCGAAGCTGCCATGCCTTACTTGCAAGGATATATGGCAGCCCAAGCCAGCATGGTGCTGAGTGCCAGCGCCTTGGTCAACTCATCTCGCTTGCAGGGGGTTGCCGAATAG
- a CDS encoding single-stranded DNA-binding protein — MNNCILMAEIVQDPQLRYTQDKQIPIAEMLVQFPGGKSNDPPSTLKVVGWSNLAQTIQESCHTGDRVVIEGNLHMSLVERPEGFKEKRAELRAIRIHHLDGQPEAASTRQAATTAPPAPEPAPTQQPPAATTPPPASPTTPNSPAEEGGDEIPF; from the coding sequence ATGAATAATTGTATTTTGATGGCGGAAATTGTCCAAGACCCGCAACTACGCTATACTCAAGACAAACAAATTCCCATTGCGGAAATGCTGGTGCAGTTTCCCGGGGGGAAGAGCAACGATCCCCCCTCGACCCTGAAAGTGGTGGGATGGAGTAATTTAGCCCAAACCATTCAAGAATCCTGCCATACAGGCGATCGCGTGGTGATTGAGGGCAACTTGCACATGAGCCTGGTGGAACGTCCGGAAGGCTTTAAAGAAAAGCGGGCAGAACTGCGTGCCATACGCATTCATCATTTGGACGGTCAACCAGAAGCTGCCAGTACCCGCCAAGCCGCGACGACAGCACCACCAGCACCCGAACCTGCCCCCACGCAGCAACCGCCAGCAGCAACCACTCCCCCACCGGCATCTCCCACTACCCCCAACTCGCCTGCGGAAGAAGGTGGGGATGAAATTCCTTTTTAA
- a CDS encoding response regulator, translating into MTATQFASQKTQSQRSPSQMVVSLEERLQQCSQKEFTGKLEVSSSQEKWSFFFYAGRLVWATGGKNAYRRFRRLWRQICPHISLSGVKLREEKPIGSKDYHILVVLSKRGYLTRQQGTSLVVATLKEVVFDILQQEYIQALTYEEDPQGGIEQSFTLMVALVRPKQLVPEMTKKWQAWKDAGLAAYSPNQIPSLEAPENLKKATSAKAYKTIEKLVDGQKTLREIGSVMNQEVLRLTQCLLPYIKQGWIALQEGAPDEEMPAFSQTNTSRGQPSPPQKSHPNQNQPLIACIDDSPQVCQQMQKILEAAGYRFVSVQDSVQAITMLLENKPDFVFLDLMMPVANGYEICSQIRRIEVFKDLPVTILTGNDGIVDRMRAKMVGATDFMSKPVDQQKVLDLLATYLNAKAPAKSE; encoded by the coding sequence ATGACTGCAACCCAGTTCGCTTCCCAAAAAACTCAATCTCAGCGATCGCCATCTCAAATGGTTGTTTCCTTAGAAGAGCGCTTGCAACAATGTAGCCAAAAAGAATTTACCGGAAAACTAGAAGTATCTTCAAGCCAAGAAAAATGGAGTTTTTTCTTCTATGCCGGTAGGTTGGTTTGGGCAACCGGAGGGAAAAATGCCTATAGACGCTTCCGGCGATTGTGGCGGCAGATTTGTCCCCATATTTCCCTGTCTGGGGTGAAACTGCGTGAGGAGAAACCTATCGGTAGCAAAGATTACCATATCTTGGTTGTTTTATCCAAACGCGGGTATCTAACGCGCCAGCAAGGCACCAGTTTGGTGGTAGCCACCCTAAAAGAAGTAGTTTTTGACATCCTACAGCAGGAATACATACAAGCCCTCACTTACGAGGAAGACCCCCAGGGCGGCATCGAGCAATCCTTCACCCTCATGGTAGCGTTGGTCAGACCCAAGCAACTGGTACCGGAAATGACCAAAAAGTGGCAAGCCTGGAAGGATGCCGGGTTGGCAGCTTATTCTCCCAATCAAATTCCATCACTTGAAGCGCCGGAGAACCTCAAAAAAGCCACATCAGCCAAAGCCTATAAAACCATCGAAAAACTGGTAGACGGTCAGAAAACCCTGCGAGAAATTGGCAGCGTCATGAACCAGGAAGTGCTGCGGCTGACCCAATGCCTGCTGCCTTACATCAAGCAAGGTTGGATTGCCCTTCAAGAAGGAGCGCCGGATGAAGAAATGCCAGCTTTTTCCCAAACAAACACCTCCAGAGGTCAACCATCTCCCCCCCAAAAATCCCACCCCAATCAAAACCAACCCTTAATTGCTTGCATCGATGATAGCCCGCAAGTTTGCCAGCAAATGCAAAAGATTTTAGAAGCCGCCGGGTATCGCTTTGTTTCCGTGCAAGATTCCGTGCAAGCCATTACCATGCTGCTGGAGAACAAGCCAGATTTTGTCTTTTTAGACTTGATGATGCCTGTTGCCAACGGCTACGAAATTTGCTCGCAAATCCGCCGGATTGAAGTGTTTAAAGATTTGCCCGTGACGATTTTGACCGGCAACGATGGCATTGTCGATCGCATGCGTGCCAAGATGGTAGGGGCAACGGATTTTATGAGCAAACCAGTGGACCAACAGAAGGTACTAGACTTGCTCGCTACCTACCTCAACGCCAAAGCGCCAGCCAAATCTGAGTAA